A stretch of Lactuca sativa cultivar Salinas chromosome 6, Lsat_Salinas_v11, whole genome shotgun sequence DNA encodes these proteins:
- the LOC111879638 gene encoding protein ZW2, with amino-acid sequence MATNALQTFTAFYDGWLLRHQRLQDQLSTVANVKEEDLSKLVEQAAEHYRLYYEQKSIAIDKDVFLICSPPWYTSFEKALFWVSEFPPSLFFRFLSDLNLTTEQARRVETVRVEAARKESEIGEAMATVQESLAAAPLYGLVNRTERLVDGQVSELDDAMKELKEAMRVVMVEADGLRVVTVVEILEVLEVMQRVKFFAAVGEFRIRARRIGLQMEV; translated from the coding sequence ATGGCCACCAACGCTCTTCAAACATTCACGGCGTTTTACGACGGTTGGCTTCTCCGTCACCAGCGCCTCCAAGACCAGTTATCCACCGTCGCCAATGTCAAAGAAGAAGATCTCAGTAAATTGGTGGAACAAGCCGCCGAACATTACCGCCTATACTATGAACAAAAATCAATCGCAATCGATAAAGACGTTTTTCTCATATGCTCTCCGCCGTGGTACACCTCTTTCGAGAAAGCATTGTTCTGGGTGAGCGAATTCCCACCGTCGTTGTTCTTCCGGTTCCTTAGCGATCTGAATCTGACGACGGAGCAGGCGAGGAGGGTGGAGACGGTGAGGGTGGAAGCGGCGAGGAAGGAGTCGGAGATAGGGGAGGCGATGGCGACGGTACAGGAGAGTTTAGCAGCGGCGCCGTTGTATGGGTTGGTGAATAGGACGGAGAGGTTGGTGGATGGGCAGGTGTCGGAGCTGGATGATGCTATGAAGGAGTTGAAGGAGGCGATGAGGGTGGTGATGGTGGAGGCGGATGGTTTAAGGGTGGTGACGGTGGTGGAGATCTTGGAGGTTTTGGAGGTGATGCAGAGGGTGAAGTTTTTTGCTGCTGTTGGGGAATTTCGTATTCGAGCTAGGCGGATCGGGTTGCAGATGGAAGTATAA
- the LOC111879639 gene encoding protein ZW2, whose translation MDNQRSVRESFAEYFEGWVVQHRSYLDKLVAIATQNETEEDSVRHLVDQVLCHYQEYYDEKSKAADSDVFLMFSPPWFSSFERTLLWATGFRPSMAFRLIRESVGGELSEEQNERIAVVREKTRRLEREISEALASVQESVAAQPFSDLVKREARLVDGEASEMEDAFGDLKAAMLAVMRDADCLRQHTAGEVLEVLTPAQKVRFLAGTSQFWLQSRRLGMERDKQNELSRKAIT comes from the coding sequence ATGGATAATCAGAGATCAGTTCGGGAATCATTTGCTGAATATTTTGAGGGTTGGGTGGTTCAACACAGGAGCTACCTCGACAAGCTCGTAGCGATAGCCACTCAAAATGAAACCGAAGAAGATTCAGTGAGGCATTTGGTCGACCAGGTGTTGTGCCACTACCAAGAGTACTACGATGAGAAAAGCAAAGCAGCTGACTCCGATGTTTTTCTCATGTTTTCTCCGCCTTGGTTCAGTTCTTTCGAGCGGACGCTTTTATGGGCAACTGGGTTTAGACCATCGATGGCGTTTCGGTTAATTAGGGAGTCGGTGGGTGGGGAATTGAGTGAAGAACAGAATGAGAGGATTGCGGTGGTGAGAGAGAAGACACGGCGGTTGGAGAGGGAGATTTCGGAGGCTCTGGCGAGTGTGCAAGAGAGCGTTGCGGCACAGCCGTTCTCCGATTTGGTGAAGAGGGAAGCGAGATTGGTTGATGGGGAGGCGTCTGAAATGGAAGATGCATTCGGGGACTTGAAGGCGGCGATGCTGGCTGTAATGAGAGATGCTGACTGTCTCCGGCAACATACCGCCGGAGAAGTGTTGGAGGTGCTGACTCCGGCTCAGAAAGTGAGGTTTTTGGCCGGAACTTCGCAATTTTGGCTTCAGTCGAGGAGACTTGGTATGGAGAGAGATAAACAGAATGAACTTTCAAGAAAAGCCATCACTTAG